The segment GCTTATGGCGCGACGGTAGAATAAATACACCAGCTACCAGCCCACTCTTCTTCTCTTCTGTACTCTCGCAAGCTTCAAGCTCTGACAGTATCGTATTCCTCTTTATTATATCCGAAATGTTGTAATGATGCTCGTCCTTATGACGTTCTCTTACGAACATGCAGTAAGCCAACCAGACGACCATTAAAGCGGCCTGCAATAGAAACAAATAAGTCACCAAACTGGTTTGATATCGAGTGACCGAATCTAAAcggcatatttttatataacttaTATTGGCAGTTACGCCTTTTCAGCTAAAGTATCACGCCATAACATTACGATTATCAACGAATGCATTGGTTAAACGCGAAAGACATTCGCCGTATAGGTTCTGAGAGGTAAATAGACGTTAAATATTAGTTAAGATTATGTAAACTCACCAGGACTAGAGCGCAGATCAAGCCAGCGATGTATTGAGTCATGTTTTGTCAATATCGATAAGagttttgaatatattttactGCGATTCAGGCGAGTGTCGCAAGCGGAGTCGGATGGAAACAGCCGCGTCGAGCAGACCTCGTCGCATTCAATTAAAGTTAGTTGGTCTCCTTTAGTGCGTGATGTCACCGAGAATATTGAAGATGCTCCATTGATCACAAAACTGattgttatttatataactaaataaaatacatcTCTCAAACGCGAAAGACTGACTGTTTGTCAACATTACTACGCTGTTACCTCCTCCGCTCATGTCGCAACTAAGGTTGTTACCTCTAAAAATGGCACGTCATTGCATCGATGTCTCTTTTATTGTTAAGTATTGAAGAGAGACAAACTGATCGCCTTTCCAACCATTTAGAGGCACGCCGATTAATAAGAATGACTGTGGATTAGTATAACGAGGCTTGTTTAGGAGTTAAAACGTATCATTAGTAGTATTTTGCTTGAGGCTGGCTACTGAATTGGCTGTAAATACTTGTGCAAATAGGGGTTTGcaatctattttattattagcgtTCCTTACCAAAAGGTTTATGGTGCGATTCTGttcgtctgtccatctgtctgtctgtcacatcacTTAATACGGCATCAGCTAAGCTACCTACTTAGCTAATCCAGACATatcgaaagtatttttttaaattaactatagaATATATCCATACCTAGGGTAAAATTTCCATGTACTAAGATCATGTGGGGTGTCGTTTGAAAGTGCTGAAATAGTACattccaaaatagttttaactTTGTCtttgaaaagaaaattaatttataaagaaaaatgtgaagtttaccgaagaaaaattgtgaaattttacatagtaggtatatatacttatattaccatacattttacaggaaaaatataatcagacctctatcttggtaacttttattaacaaaaaaacatttttggattcAGTTAGCAATTTAGCCCACTTTATGtctgtttattacacttgaaatttcgatgagattacattaaatacacttttttcgaataaaagaacaatttttggaatcggttcacatgaaagaaaattatcctcgaaaaaccaacatacgcgacatagacaatttgccgatagatggcgctgtacacaattaaaCTTAGTATATCTTTTGTATAGGTAATTCTGATCAAAATTCTTAtgcctttatagttacatgagatagttcaaagtttgtacggaaccctcggtgcgtgactaaaacgaactcgcacttgacagtttttttactCTACTATAACGAAAACAGGTTTATTTAAGGAGTATCTTGTAAGCTCGGCGAAATAAGGAACTGCTAAAATTTTGATGATTGAGGTGTCATGTCTATATAACTATTCATAATTATCTGTAGTCATGTTAAATCTTTTCAAAACTTTTACCTGTTTATACAATACGAACGAATAGGCAAAGAACATTAAGCATTTACAGCGAGTTATTTACGACGAGGTTATTTTCCAATTTGTCCGCGGATGCCGATCGGACTTGACCTCATTGCCCAACTCCGCGGGTCAATAGGTTGTACATACAATGTACCATATATCATACAATATAATGCTCGGTATGTGATACAGGGTCACGTGTTTATTTTTGGAAGCTGTGGGTTCCGTGATTAAGATCGAAACGT is part of the Cydia pomonella isolate Wapato2018A chromosome 18, ilCydPomo1, whole genome shotgun sequence genome and harbors:
- the LOC133527767 gene encoding uncharacterized protein LOC133527767, with translation MTQYIAGLICALVLAALMVVWLAYCMFVRERHKDEHHYNISDIIKRNTILSELEACESTEEKKSGLVAGVFILPSRHKHKEKEKEDKDDYGKRPDYPESPVPLQLSTEKLVELLNDSEKDDDFYKDGTLEIGSNATYISDV